From the Lolium rigidum isolate FL_2022 chromosome 2, APGP_CSIRO_Lrig_0.1, whole genome shotgun sequence genome, one window contains:
- the LOC124692302 gene encoding protein MEI2-like 4: MPSQVMDQRHHLSQYRHPIAGASSFSEELLLPTERQIGFWKQESLPHNMGSNSLASSPLEKPQPIGTKIMGRQEFLQQYDPRDQKTAYSLEHKLFDQERHPNLAPSSWRLDQDPSCQSDSSLKAAALFHDVRRTNTNGVYNENGLFSSSLSDIFDKKLRLTSKNALFGQPTQKVDLNTNDEPFELTEEIEAQIIGDLLPDDDELLSGVLDEVGYAAHASNGEDGDDDIFYTGGGMELETDENKKLQELNGGSNDRLGFLNGALNGEHPHGEHPSRTLFVRNINSNVEDSELKLIFEHYGDIRTLYTACKHRGFVMISYYDIRSARNAMRALQNKPLRRRKLDIHYSIPKDNPSEKDVNQGVLVMFNIDPSVTNDDLHRVFGDYGEIKEIRDTQQKGHHKIIEFYDIRGAEAALRALNRNDIAGKKIKADNSHFGGTRRLMQHMSQDLGQEEFGVYKLGNLSTTSPSRASFGSSNLATNTSTGLENGSIQGMRSGVQASMSPFRDAPLLGLSSTRPQTLSSPVGITSRVNQATLGELSHSLGRMNGHMNYSFQGMGELTSGTPYNMTPIGTNSNPRPVEAVESRHLPKVGSGNLNGYSFDRAEGAPGFSRTGSLPLHGQHLMWNNSNNFHHHPNSPVIWPNPVSFVNNVPSRPPAQMHGLPRPPSHMLENVPPMHHHHVGSAPAINPSVWDRRHGHPGDLTEAPSFHPGSVGSIGFPGSPQLHTVELNNIFSQTRGNCMDPAVSPALIGAPSPQQRGLFHGRNPVAPLPSFDASGERMRSRRNELSANQSDNKRQYELDVDCILRGEDSRTTLMIKNIPNKYTSKMLLTAIDEGHKGTYDFIYLPIDFKNKCNVGYAFINMINPQHIVPFYQTFNGKKWEKFNSEKVASLAYARIQGKSALIGHFQNSSLMNEDKRCRPILFHSNGPNAGDQEPFPMGANIRARSGRSRTSSGEENHQDIPLTSASCDTSSSGADTSGPTKETE, from the exons ATGCCATCTCAGGTCATGGATCAGAGGCACCACTTGTCCCAGTACAGGCATCCCATCGCGGGCGCTTCGTCCTTCAGTGAGGAGCTTCTCCTCCCAACGGAG AGGCAAATTGGATTTTGGAAGCAAGAATCCTTACCTCATAATATGG GAAGCAATTCACTTGCATCTTCTCCGCTTGAAAAGCCTCAACCAATTGGGACAAAGATTATGGGTCGACAAGAGTTTCTACAACAATATGATCCGAGGGACCAGAAAACTGCATATAGTCTTGAGCACAAGCTGTTTGATCAAGAGAGGCATCCTAACTTGGCACCATCTTCTTGGAGGCTTGATCAAGATCCTAGTTGCCAATCTGATTCATCCTTAAAGGCGGCAGCTTTATTTCATGATGTGAGAAGGACTAACACAAATGGTGTCTACAACGAGAATGGGCTTTTTTCAAGCTCACTGTCGGACATTTTTGACAAGAAAT tgagattaacatccaagaaTGCTCTTTTCGGCCAACCTACTCAAAAGGTTGATCTGAATACCAATGATGAGCCCTTTGAGTTGACCGAGGAGATTGAGGCCCAAATAATTGGAGACCTGCTTCCTGATGACGATGAACTTCTGTCAGGTGTTCTTGACGAAGTTGGGTATGCAGCCCATGCTAGCAATGGGGAGGATGGTGATGATGATATATTCTACACTGGAGGCGGGATGGAACTCGAAACTGATGAAAATAAAAAGTTGCAAGAACTTAATGGTGGATCTAATGATAGACTTGGGTTTCTAAATGGCGCACTGAATGGTGAACATCCGCATGGGGAACACCCTTCCAGAACTCTTTTTGTTCGGAACATTAATAGCAATGTTGAGGATTCTGAGTTGAAGCTCATATTTGAG CATTATGGAGACATCCGTACCCTTTACACTGCATGTAAACATCGTGGTTTTGTGATGATATCTTACTATGATATAAGGTCAGCACGAAATGCCATGAGGGCACTTCAAAACAAGCCACTCAGGCGTAGGAAACTTGACATACATTACTCCATTCCGAAG GACAACCCTTCAGAAAAGGATGTTAACCAGGGAGTTCTTGTAATGTTCAATATTGATCCATCGGTAACGAATGATGATCTCCATCGGGTATTTGGTGACTATGGTGAAATCAAGGAG ATCCGTGACACTCAACAAAAGGGTCATCacaaaataattgaattttatgATATAAGAGGAGCCGAAGCTGCATTGCGTGCTTTAAACAGGAACGATATAGCAGGCAAGAAAATCAAAGCGGATAACAGCCATTTCGGTGGTACTAGACG ATTGATGCAGCATATGTCTCAAGACTTGGGGCAGGAAGAGTTTGGTGTATACAAACTGGGGAATCTAAGCACAACTAGCCCTTCGAGGGCTTCTTTTG GTTCGTCTAATCTGGCGACAAACACCTCCACTGGCCTCGAAAATGGGAGCATCCAGGGTATGCGTTCTGGAGTTCAGGCATCAATGAGCCCATTCAGAGATGCACCATTATTGGGCCTATCCTCTACCAGACCGCAAACTTTATCCTCTCCCGTTGGAATTACATCCCGCGTAAATCAGGCTACCCTTGGTGAGCTTAGCCATTCGCTCGGTCGGATGAACGGACACATGAATTATAGTTTTCAAGGCATGGGTGAACTAACTAGTGGGACCCCTTACAACATGACACCAATTGGCACTAATAGCAATCCAAGACCAGTTGAAGCAGTGGAAAGCAGGCACCTCCCTAAAGTGGGCTCTGGTAACCTCAATGGATATTCATTTGATCGTGCCGAAGGAG CTCCTGGGTTTTCGCGAACTGGAAGCCTTCCTCTCCATGGTCAGCATTTAATGTGGAATAATTCAAATAACTTCCATCATCATCCCAATTCTCCTGTGATTTGGCCAAACCCAGTATCTTTTGTAAACAATGTTCCATCTCGCCCGCCTGCACAAATGCATGGATTACCAAGACCACCGTCCCACATGCTTGAGAATGTACCCCCCATGCATCATCACCATGTTGGGTCTGCACCAGCAATCAATCCATCGGTTTGGGATAGGCGGCATGGCCATCCAGGAGATTTGACAGAAGCACCAAGTTTTCATCCTGGCAGTGTTGGAAGCATAGGATTTCCTGGTAGCCCTCAGCTTCACACAGTGGAGCTTAATAACATATTTTCTCAAACTAGAGGGAATTGTATGGACCCAGCTGTGTCTCCTGCACTGATTGGCGCACCATCTCCTCAGCAGAGGGGCCTGTTCCATGGAAGGAATCCTGTGGCTCCCCTTCCATCATTTGATGCATCTGGTGAGCGGATGAGAAGCCGAAGAAATGAATTAAGTGCAAATCAGTCCGATAATAAAAGGCAATATGAGCTTGATGTTGACTGTATTCTGCGTGGTGAAGACTCCCGGACTACACTGATGATAAAGAATATcccaaataa GTACACCTCAAAGATGCTTTTAACTGCTATTGATGAAGGTCATAAGGGAACTTATGATTTTATTTATCTGCCAATTGACTTCAAG AACAAATGCAATGTTGGCTATGCTTTCATCAATATGATCAATCCTCAGCACATTGTTCCGTTTTATCAG ACTTTCAATGGAAAAAAGTGGGAAAAATTTAACAGCGAGAAGGTAGCATCACTTGCTTACGCCAGAATCCAAGGGAAATCAGCTCTGATTGGTCATTTCCAGAACTCCAGTTTGATGAATGAGGACAAGCGCTGCCGCCCCATCCTCTTCCATTCGAATGGCCCTAATGCAGGGGATCAG GAACCATTCCCTATGGGTGCAAACATCCGAGCCAGGTCAGGGAGATCCAGGACTTCCTCTGGCGAAGAAAACCACCAGGATATCCCATTGACTTCCGCCAGTTGTGACACTTCATCCAGCGGAGCTGACACTTCAGGTCCCACCAAGGAGACCGAATAA
- the LOC124690069 gene encoding WASH complex subunit 1-like, producing MKSGSGIEPEDRIQAPVHGHRQRQDSYYAATPPSDGAPSAVAADGGADASSPSPLPAAPVDRPQERFHAQAGGGSRGTHGSSSAAAWVGPDDIPFLAPPAPRSVGSSPSTPSPDGASAFGAGASSSATGRGKGVKWRHPVVVPKEARRPFDSRLVFEQLVREQAAINEAHIQWAEREEEEKKKKPVEQVKSSHAKKALWSKFKNYFTRKRKIVDREGRRIYSEHVGHQVWVHFALYSKQKFMKYQDQNPRSHDTVILYGPVQSTVRRDDVLFYGILY from the exons ATGAAGTCCGGTTCAGGAATAGAACCGGAGGACCGCATCCAAGCACCGGTTCACGGGCACAGGCAACGCCAGGACTCGTACTACGCCGCCACTCCGCCCTCTGATGGGGCCCCGAGCGCTGTGGCAGCCGACGGCGGCGCCGATGCCTCCTCGCCGTCACCTCTCCCTGCAGCGCCCGTCGACCGACCCCAAGAACGTTTCCATGCGCAGGCCGGAGGCGGAAGCCGCGGCACCCATGGATCGAGCTCCGCTGCGGCGTGGGTCGGGCCCGACGACATTCCTTTTCTGGCACCTCCCGCTCCAAGATCCGTGGGAAGCAGCCCATCCACCCCCTCCCCCGACGGCGCCTCGGCATTCGGAGCCGGGGCGTCAAGCTCCGCGACGGGCAGGGGCAAGGGGGTAAAGTGGAGGCATCCGGTGGTGGTGCCGAAGGAGGCGAGGCGGCCGTTCGACTCCAGGCTAGTGTTCGAACAGTTGGTACGAGAGCAGGCAGCTATCAACGAGGCTCATATACAATGggcagagagagaggaggaggagaagaagaagaaaccggTGGAACAG GTGAAATCGTCGCACGCCAAGAAGGCGCTCTGGAGCAAGTTTAAAAACTATTTCACCCGCAAGAGAAAG ATTGTTGATAGAGAAGGAAGGAGAATATATTCGGAACATGTGGGTCACCAGGTTTGGGTCCATTTTGCCTTATATTCAAAACAGAAGTTCATGAAATATCAGGATCAAAATCCTAGATCACATGATACTGTGATTCTTTATGGTCCTGTACAATCAACTGTTCGGAGGGATGATGTTCTCTTTTATGGAATACTATATTGA